The following are encoded together in the Gilvimarinus sp. DA14 genome:
- a CDS encoding DUF6231 family protein, producing MSESNQALANIIDACQPQTIVVLGDTSEALAQRWSEHHSCKVTCLAPGDTKEGLALSEIQDLALVTETLEHIDHIQGQTLIGLLRNYGTRQIAVLVSEKSGWSKSDFIGLGFKRQAQLEEGGEALALYTYNISNYNHKRAWNNPRFWANPEMWDKARW from the coding sequence ATGTCCGAATCAAATCAAGCGCTAGCTAATATCATCGACGCTTGCCAACCCCAAACAATCGTTGTCCTAGGTGACACAAGTGAAGCCTTGGCACAGCGGTGGTCGGAGCATCATTCCTGTAAGGTTACTTGTCTTGCGCCGGGCGATACAAAAGAAGGCTTGGCGCTTTCCGAGATACAGGATCTTGCCTTGGTGACCGAGACACTTGAGCACATAGATCACATCCAGGGGCAAACGTTAATCGGCCTGCTGCGCAATTACGGTACTCGCCAGATTGCGGTACTCGTGAGTGAGAAAAGCGGTTGGAGTAAAAGCGATTTTATCGGCTTGGGTTTTAAAAGGCAGGCGCAGTTGGAAGAGGGTGGCGAGGCCTTGGCTCTCTACACCTATAATATCAGCAACTATAACCATAAACGCGCCTGGAATAACCCGCGCTTTTGGGCCAACCCGGAAATGTGGGATAAAGCTCGTTGGTAG
- a CDS encoding CPBP family intramembrane glutamic endopeptidase, with translation MSNTAAKPLVRGLERPGDDFPFYAGQPVTISTRQWLMVLAAVALGFTCLTLNVPVLTGDPGILIRTLLFPAIPLAVLRYVAGPHWRSLFRRLRAADFGWMLAFALLNLVVSSLVGVLVIKLFGADQNIAVQTLADQSLAQREWFFLRSIPQLFGEEVLTILPLLAILYLGHQRLGLSRTKAVLLAWLLSSVIFGLVHLPSYNWNWLQCVLVIGTARLVLTLAYIKTKNILVSTGAHIINDWVIFGIVLLGATKG, from the coding sequence ATGAGCAATACGGCAGCTAAGCCTTTGGTGAGGGGGCTGGAGCGCCCCGGCGATGACTTCCCGTTTTATGCGGGCCAGCCCGTCACAATATCTACCCGCCAGTGGTTGATGGTATTGGCTGCAGTGGCCTTGGGTTTTACCTGCTTGACACTTAATGTTCCCGTACTGACCGGTGACCCGGGTATTTTAATTCGCACCCTGTTGTTTCCCGCTATTCCCCTTGCGGTTCTGCGATACGTCGCTGGCCCCCATTGGCGGAGTCTGTTTCGTAGGCTTCGCGCGGCAGATTTCGGTTGGATGCTGGCTTTTGCCCTGTTGAATTTGGTGGTGAGTTCGTTGGTGGGCGTGTTGGTGATCAAGCTTTTCGGCGCCGACCAGAATATTGCGGTGCAAACCTTGGCCGACCAAAGTCTGGCGCAGCGCGAATGGTTTTTTCTGCGCAGTATTCCCCAGCTTTTTGGGGAAGAGGTTCTGACGATACTGCCGCTGCTGGCTATTTTGTATTTAGGCCACCAGCGTTTGGGGTTGTCCCGTACCAAGGCGGTGTTACTGGCCTGGTTGCTTTCATCCGTTATCTTTGGTCTGGTTCATCTGCCATCTTACAACTGGAATTGGCTCCAGTGTGTGCTGGTGATTGGCACGGCTCGATTGGTGTTGACGCTCGCCTACATTAAAACCAAAAATATTCTGGTTTCTACCGGCGCTCACATTATTAACGATTGGGTGATTTTCGGTATCGTGCTGCTAGGGGCAACTAAGGGGTAA